One Onychostoma macrolepis isolate SWU-2019 chromosome 15, ASM1243209v1, whole genome shotgun sequence DNA segment encodes these proteins:
- the LOC131520664 gene encoding alpha-2-macroglobulin yields the protein MMAFFLVLLNRGIIITCVLLLSAYQGTSHPIFMVTFPGLIRSGSEAKLCVSLLKPEKNLQLTISLVNYNQNKTLLQERTEKEFHRCIDFQAPESDSVQEIQVEARGKNTQLIEKRKVKFMSYNPLTIIRTDKPIYNPGQTVQFRIFTVDLNFKPVDETYKLIGVKDNRMNRINQWINATSTHGKILQLSHTLNPEAPVGSYELFVETSKQTIKEYFQVKEYVLPKFEVKLHKPKTVRANEAEVKLGVCGRYTHGHPVQGSVKMILCKTIPVNIYYPFQYQTPLCVNRSAVLNETGCVSEMFPISFFIRRSEVYFTPQSLDFTASVTEEGTDISMERTENVFLTYTSIKFIDLPEFFEKGSVIQAKVKVEIYKGTLFPNFKVVIHCDMSQSQELTTDTNGLANFTINTSLAISTSIHVSAYASFTDQFVAPFNFEPAYKTLKLKPKGSPANASQLVIKALEEPLKCEEEIPVTVQYTIAGETVESGSVTIVYLVSSREGIVHHGYKNIEVKGSDGVVEGEVMFKVPVRTQMAPKMEFLAYCVPPSEIVLAASRTFQTEKCFENKVSLRFSPTTAVPGEENTLQISAQPGSLCGLSAVDQSVLIMEPGKRLDADKVFNLLPARLFPYDIKDQENCFNIRSRRSSLAFPLPPPHIPMPFQPYPSKSKTDAVYEIFRNMGLKVVTNLIIKMPSCIKFRDVLYQRMFGGPVGPGFLIEEAGVAGGIGPGIALTPPPEETIRTFFPETWIWELVEVGDSGSAQVPVTVPDTITSWDTEAFCLSSKGLGLAPPAQLTVFQPFFLELSLPYSIIRGEIFELKATVFNYLSKCIMVKVTPAPSSDYTLKASSDDQYSSCLCANGRKTFKWILTPSVLGVLNITVSAEAEASQTVCDNEIVSVPERGRIDTVTRSLRVNAEGIEKSNSHSWLLCPKGQNLLEEVDLAFPKNMIEGSGRATVSVLGDILGRALNNLHGLLRMPYGCGEQNIAVLSPNIYILQYLENTEQLTSAIRERATGFLKNGYQRQLNYENLDGSYSTFGKGEGNTWLTAFVLRTFGKAQRYIFIDPQKIQNSKQWLIHHQRPDGLYETRGKLFNNRMKGGVSDGVTITAYITASLLELNTSVADPAVSKGLSYLKRFVGDNRNTYTTALLAYTFSLAKDTVTRDYLLKKLMDIGISEGSRLHWSQSASADDSDSLAVEISSYVLLAALTAESLTTADLGFANRIVSWLVKQQNAYGGFSSTQDTVVALQALSLYATKVFSSDGSSTVTVQSAGDTHHFDVNQDNKLLYQEKQLQNVPAKYSIEVKGSTCVSVQMSLFYNIPTPKESKALQIFARTGGVCRSETGQILDVELDIMYTGTEDSSNMIIVDMKLLSGFKLQPSSLDALKKAVHRVESKDDHVIMYLQEVQKYKLLRQALYIKKIFSVKNLKPAVVKVYDYYQTSERSEAEYSNHCLRSDAAE from the exons ATGATGGCTTTTTTTCTTGTGCTACTCAATAGAGGAATAATAATAACGTGTGTTTTATTGCTTTCTGCCTATCAAGGAACTTCTCATCC GATTTTCATGGTGACATTTCCAGGCCTTATAAGATCAGGCTCAGAGGCTAAACTATGTGTGAGCCTTCTAAAACCAGAGAAAAATCTGCAGCTTACTATTTCTCTAGTTAACTATAACCAGAACAAAACACTTCTACAGGAGAGAACTGAGAAGGAATTCCATCGCTGCATTGACTTTCAG GCTCCTGAGTCTGATTCAGTGCAGGAGATCCAAGTGGAAGCTCGAGGGAAAAACACTCAACTGATTGAAAAGAGAAAAGTCAAATTCATGTCATACAATCCACTTACAATAATTCGAACAGATAAACCAATCTACAATCCTGGTCAAACAG TTCAGTTCAGGATTTTCACGGTGGACCTAAACTTTAAGCCAGTTGATGAAACA TACAAACTCATAGGAGTGAAG GATAATCGAATGAACAGAATTAATCAGTGGATTAATGCCACATCAACCCATGGCAAGATTCTACAACTTTCCCATACGCTGAATCCAGAGGCTCCTGTTGGTTCATATGAGCTGTTTGTAGAGACTagtaaacaaacaattaaagaaTATTTTCAGGTTAAAGAGTATG TTCTACCAAAATTCGAAGTGAAATTACACAAGCCAAAGACAGTGAGAGCAAATGAAGCGGAAGTAAAGCTGGGGGTATGTGGAAG ATACACCCATGGACATCCTGTCCAGGGTAGTGTGAAGATGATACTCTGCAAAACCATTCCAGTCAATATTTATTATCCCTTTCAGTATCAAACTCCACTTTGTGTTAATAGGTCAGCAGTA cTGAATGAGACCGGCTGTGTCTCTGAGATGTTCCCCATTTCATTCTTCATCAGAAGATCAGAAGTGTATTTCACGCCACAGTCTCTTGATTTTACTGCATCAGTAACTGAGGAGGGGACAG ACATCTCAATGGAAAGgactgaaaatgtgtttttgacctataCAAGCATCAAATTTATTGACCTGCCAGAGTTCTTTGAGAAAGGATCAGTCATACAAGCAAAG GTTAAAGTTGAGATCTACAAAGGAACCCTATTTCCTAACTTTAAGGTTGTTATTCATTGTGACATGTCTCAGTCTCAAGAACTTACCACAGACACCAATGGGTTGGCCAATTTCACCATTAATACGTCCCTTGCGATAAGTACATCTATTCATGTATCG GCATATGCTTCATTCACCGATCAGTTTGTTGCTCCGTTCAATTTTGAACCAGCATACAAAACTCTGAAATTGAAACCCAAAGGAAGCCCAGCAAACGCGAGTCAACTCGTTATAAAGGCTCTAGAGGAACCACTGAAGTGTGAGGAGGAGATCCCAGTAACCGTGCAGTACACTATTGCTGGAGAGACTGTTGAAAGTGGTTCTGTTACCATAGTCTACCTG gtttcatcTAGAGAAGGGATAGTCCACCACGGCTATAAGAACATTGAGGTGAAAGGCTCTGATGGAGTAGTGGAGGGAGAAGTGATGTTTAAAGTCCCTGTTCGTACACAGATGGCTCCTAAAATGGAGTTTCTCGCATACTGTGTGCCGCCCAGTGAGATTGTACTAGCTGCGTCCAGAACATTTCAAACtgagaaatgttttgaaaacaaG GTGTCACTGCGGTTTTCTCCGACTACAGCTGTTCCTGGTGAAGAAAACACTCTCCAGATCTCAGCTCAGCCTGGGTCACTGTGCGGCCTCAGTGCTGTAGATCAGAGCGTCCTGATCATGGAGCCCGGAAAACGTCTCGATGCTGACAAA GTTTTTAACCTGTTGCCAGCTAGGCTTTTTCCATATGACATTAAAGATCAAGAAAATTGCTTTAATATTAGATCCAGAAGAAGTTCTCTGGCCTTCCCTCTTCCACCTCCACATATACCAATGCCATTCCAGCCTTACCCTTCAAAGAGTAAAACAGATGCTGTCTATGAGATTTTCAGG AACATGGGATTGAAGGTGGTGACAAACTTGATTATTAAAATGCCGTCTTGTATTAAATTCAGAGATGTACTTTATCAGAGAATGTTTGGTG GTCCAGTGGGTCCAGGATTTCTAATTGAAGAAGCTGGAGTCGCAG GAGGTATAGGACCTGGGATTGCTCTCACACCTCCACCCGAAGAAACTATTCGTACATTTTTCCCAGAAACTTGGATCTGGGAGCTTGTTGAGGTTGG GGACTCTGGATCAGCTCAGGTTCCTGTCACGGTTCCTGACACCATCACCTCTTGGGACACGGAGGCCTTCTGTCTGTCCTCCAAAGGTCTGGGTCTGGCTCCTCCTGCTCAGCTGACAGTTTTCCAGCCCTTCTTCCTGGAGCTCTCTCTGCCTTACTCCATCATTCGTGGGGAGATCtttgagctgaaggccactgtcttCAACTATCTGTCCAAGTGCATCATG GTTAAAGTGACTCCAGCTCCTTCCTCAGACTACACTCTCAAAGCCTCCTCTGATGATCAGTATTCATCCTGTCTGTGTGCTAATGGAAGAAAAACCTTTAAATGGATCCTCACTCCTTCTGTTCTTG GAGTCTTGAATATTACCGTCAGTGCAGAGGCAGAGGCGTCCCAGACTGTGTGTGACAATGAGATTGTGAGCGTGCCAGAGAGAGGACGCATTGACACAGTCACACGAAGTTTGCGTGTAAAT gctgaaggaatcGAAAAAAGTAACAGCCACAGCTGGCTGCTTTGCCCCAAAG GGCAAAACCTCTTGGAGGAAGTAGATCTAGCATTTCCCAAAAATATGATAGAGGGATCAGGAAGAGCTACTGTTTCAGtgcttg GAGACATATTGGGTCGTGCACTGAACAATCTTCATGGATTATTACGGATGCCGTATGGCTGTGGAGAACAAAATATTGCTGTTCTTTCTCCCAATATTTACATTCTGCAGTATCTGGAAAACACAGAGCAGCTCACCTCAGCCATCCGAGAAAGAGCCACTGGCTTCCTAAAGAACG GGTATCAAAGGCAACTCAACTATGAGAACTTGGATGGATCATACAGTACATTTGGAAAGGGAGAAGGAAATACATG GCTGACTGCGTTTGTGCTGAGGACTTTTGGGAAAGCACAGCGTTACATATTTATTGACCCCCAAAAAATTCAGAATTCAAAGCAATGGCTGATACACCACCAAAGACCAGACGGTTTATATGAGACCAGGGGAAAACTCTTCAATAACAGAATGAAG GGGGGTGTAAGTGACGGTGTGACCATCACTGCCTATATAACTGCATCACTACTCGAGCTGAACACATCAGTTGCG GATCCTGCTGTGAGTAAAGGTCTGTCATACTTAAAGCGCTTTGTTGGCGATAACCGAAACACTTACACCACAGCTTTACTCGCCTACACTTTCAGTCTGGCTAAAGACACAGTGACTCGAGACTATCTTTTAAAAAAGCTAATGGACATTGGGATTTCAGAAG gGTCTCGTCTCCACTGGTCTCAGTCTGCATCTGCTGATGACTCTGATTCTCTGGCAGTGGAGATCAGCTCATATGTGCTGCTAGCTGCTCTCACTGCAGAGTCACTCACTACAGCTGATCTGGGCTTTGCTAACAGGATTGTCAGCTGGCTTGTGAAGCAGCAGAATGCCTATGGAGGATTCTCCTCCACACAG GACACAGTGGTGGCTCTTCAGGCTCTGTCTTTGTACGCCACCAAAGTGTTCAGCTCTGACGGCTCCAGCACAGTGACTGTACAGTCAGCAGGAGACACTCACCACTTTGATGTCAATCAGGACAACAAGTTACTGTACCAGGAGAAGCAGCTGCAGAACGTTCCAGCCAAATACAGCATTGAAGTGAAGGGCTCAACCTGTGTGTCTGTGCAG ATGTCTCTTTTCTACAATATCCCCACTCCCAAGGAATCTAAGGCATTACAAATCTTTGCTAGGACTGGGGGAGTGTGTCGGAGCGAGACCGGACAAATTCTGGATGTCGAATTAGACATTAT GTATACTGGGACAGAAGACAGTTCTAACATGATCATTGTAGATATGAAACTCTTGTCTGGTTTCAAACTACAGCCCTCTTCCCTGGATGCA TTAAAGAAAGCAGTACATCGTGTTGAATCCAAAGACGACCACGTGATAATGTATCTTCAAGAG GTTCAAAAGTACAAGCTCCTCCGCCAAGCACTATATATTAAAAAGATCTTCTCAGTTAAAAACCTTAAGCCAGCAGTTGTAAAAGTCTATGATTACTACCAGACAA GTGAGCGGTCTGAAGCAGAATACTCTAATCACTGCCTGAGGAGTGATGCCGCAGAATAA
- the tbcela gene encoding tubulin folding cofactor E-like a isoform X2, whose translation MGASETEGRTFMQAISEKYSPENFPCRRGPGMGVVVVPSGHQGSPMKDRLNLPSVLVLNGCGISHAGEEGEIVAAFCAHVVELDLSHNKLHDWHEISKIVSNIPNLEFLNLSSNQLSDAVLEPDCAKAFSSIHRLVLNNTQVSWDTVHTFTQEMPELEELFLCLNEYTTVTPAAMPCPTLRLLHITDNSLQEWSEVRKFGSMFPALDTLVMANNNLSAIQDSGEILQRLFPNLRSINLHNSGLNRWEDIEKLNFLPKLEEVRLQGIPLLQAYTSAERRSLMIAQLPSVNSLNGSVVTDGEREDAERFFIRYHLDHSEEELPHRYHCLVTKYGKLAPLAEIDLRPRCHAKVEVRYEDKVEQVSIRLDQTVAELKKQLRTVLQLPTSNMRLYYIDKGTAFGPDELKYSTRALHSYLIQDGDEILVVPKTK comes from the exons ATGGGAGCTTCTGAGACAGAAGGGCGCACTTTTATGCAGGCGATCAGTGAGAAGTACAGCCCGGAAAACTTCCCTTGCCGTCGGGGTCCAGGCATGGGTGTCGTGGTTGTGCCGTCTGGACATCAGGGATCACCTATGAAAG ACCGTCTGAACCTGCCCAGTGTTCTGGTTTTGAATGGCTGTGGAATCAGTCATGCAGGAGAAGAGGGAGAAATCGTCGCTGCCTTCTGTGCTCATGTAGTTGAACTTGATCTGTCCCATAACAAGCTCCATGACTGGCATGAG ATCAGCAAGATTGTCTCTAACATCCCAAACCTGGAGTTCCTGAACCTCAGCTCTAATCAGCTGAGTGATGCAGTCCTGGAGCCGGACTGCGCAAAGGCCTTTTCTAGCATCCACCGCCTCGTTCTTAACAATACCCAGGTGTCCTGGGACACAgtgcacacattcacacaagaGATGCCTGA ACTAGAGGAGCTGTTCCTGTGCCTTAATGAGTACACCACTGTGACACCGGCAGCCATGCCCTGCCCCACACTGCGTCTGCTTCACATCACAGATAACAGCCTCCAAGAGTGGAGTGAAGTACGGAAATTCGGCTCCATGTTCCCTGCACTGGACACTCTGGTCATGGCCAACAACAACCTGAGCGCCATTCAAGACTCGGGAGAAATCCTTCAGCGGCTCTTCCCTAACCTTCGAAGCATCAATCTGCACAACTCAG GACTTAATCGATGGGAGGACATTGAGAAGCTAAACTTTCTGCCCAAACTGGAAGAAGTGAGGTTGCAAGGCATTCCTCTACTGCAGGCTTACACGAGCGCGGAGCGTCGCAGTCTAATGATAGCCCA ACTGCCATCAGTGAACTCCCTGAATGGGAGTGTCGTGACAGATGGCGAGAGAGAAGACGCTGAGAGATTCTTCATCCGTTATCACTTGGATCATTCAGAGGAAGAGCTGCCCCACAG ATATCACTGCTTGGTGACCAAATATGGGAAACTGGCTCCTCTGGCTGAGATCGACCTGAGACCACGTTGCCACGCCAAAGTGGAGGTGCGCTATGAAGACAAAGTGGAGCAGGTGAGCATCCGCTTGGACCAGACGGTCGCAGAGCTGAAGAAGCAGCTGAGGACTGTTTTGCAGCTCCCCACCAGCAACATGCGCCTTTACTACATCGACAAGGGTACTGCCTTTGGCCCCGATGAGTTGAAGTACAGCACACGGGCGTTGCACTCTTACCTCATTCAAGATGGGGATGAGATCCTGGTTGTTCCCAAAACAAAATAA
- the tbcela gene encoding tubulin folding cofactor E-like a isoform X3 → MGVVVVPSGHQGSPMKDRLNLPSVLVLNGCGISHAGEEGEIVAAFCAHVVELDLSHNKLHDWHEISKIVSNIPNLEFLNLSSNQLSDAVLEPDCAKAFSSIHRLVLNNTQVSWDTVHTFTQEMPELEELFLCLNEYTTVTPAAMPCPTLRLLHITDNSLQEWSEVRKFGSMFPALDTLVMANNNLSAIQDSGEILQRLFPNLRSINLHNSGLNRWEDIEKLNFLPKLEEVRLQGIPLLQAYTSAERRSLMIAQLPSVNSLNGSVVTDGEREDAERFFIRYHLDHSEEELPHSICISLWRYHCLVTKYGKLAPLAEIDLRPRCHAKVEVRYEDKVEQVSIRLDQTVAELKKQLRTVLQLPTSNMRLYYIDKGTAFGPDELKYSTRALHSYLIQDGDEILVVPKTK, encoded by the exons ATGGGTGTCGTGGTTGTGCCGTCTGGACATCAGGGATCACCTATGAAAG ACCGTCTGAACCTGCCCAGTGTTCTGGTTTTGAATGGCTGTGGAATCAGTCATGCAGGAGAAGAGGGAGAAATCGTCGCTGCCTTCTGTGCTCATGTAGTTGAACTTGATCTGTCCCATAACAAGCTCCATGACTGGCATGAG ATCAGCAAGATTGTCTCTAACATCCCAAACCTGGAGTTCCTGAACCTCAGCTCTAATCAGCTGAGTGATGCAGTCCTGGAGCCGGACTGCGCAAAGGCCTTTTCTAGCATCCACCGCCTCGTTCTTAACAATACCCAGGTGTCCTGGGACACAgtgcacacattcacacaagaGATGCCTGA ACTAGAGGAGCTGTTCCTGTGCCTTAATGAGTACACCACTGTGACACCGGCAGCCATGCCCTGCCCCACACTGCGTCTGCTTCACATCACAGATAACAGCCTCCAAGAGTGGAGTGAAGTACGGAAATTCGGCTCCATGTTCCCTGCACTGGACACTCTGGTCATGGCCAACAACAACCTGAGCGCCATTCAAGACTCGGGAGAAATCCTTCAGCGGCTCTTCCCTAACCTTCGAAGCATCAATCTGCACAACTCAG GACTTAATCGATGGGAGGACATTGAGAAGCTAAACTTTCTGCCCAAACTGGAAGAAGTGAGGTTGCAAGGCATTCCTCTACTGCAGGCTTACACGAGCGCGGAGCGTCGCAGTCTAATGATAGCCCA ACTGCCATCAGTGAACTCCCTGAATGGGAGTGTCGTGACAGATGGCGAGAGAGAAGACGCTGAGAGATTCTTCATCCGTTATCACTTGGATCATTCAGAGGAAGAGCTGCCCCACAG TATTTGCATTTCGCTTTGGAGATATCACTGCTTGGTGACCAAATATGGGAAACTGGCTCCTCTGGCTGAGATCGACCTGAGACCACGTTGCCACGCCAAAGTGGAGGTGCGCTATGAAGACAAAGTGGAGCAGGTGAGCATCCGCTTGGACCAGACGGTCGCAGAGCTGAAGAAGCAGCTGAGGACTGTTTTGCAGCTCCCCACCAGCAACATGCGCCTTTACTACATCGACAAGGGTACTGCCTTTGGCCCCGATGAGTTGAAGTACAGCACACGGGCGTTGCACTCTTACCTCATTCAAGATGGGGATGAGATCCTGGTTGTTCCCAAAACAAAATAA
- the tbcela gene encoding tubulin folding cofactor E-like a isoform X1, whose protein sequence is MGASETEGRTFMQAISEKYSPENFPCRRGPGMGVVVVPSGHQGSPMKDRLNLPSVLVLNGCGISHAGEEGEIVAAFCAHVVELDLSHNKLHDWHEISKIVSNIPNLEFLNLSSNQLSDAVLEPDCAKAFSSIHRLVLNNTQVSWDTVHTFTQEMPELEELFLCLNEYTTVTPAAMPCPTLRLLHITDNSLQEWSEVRKFGSMFPALDTLVMANNNLSAIQDSGEILQRLFPNLRSINLHNSGLNRWEDIEKLNFLPKLEEVRLQGIPLLQAYTSAERRSLMIAQLPSVNSLNGSVVTDGEREDAERFFIRYHLDHSEEELPHSICISLWRYHCLVTKYGKLAPLAEIDLRPRCHAKVEVRYEDKVEQVSIRLDQTVAELKKQLRTVLQLPTSNMRLYYIDKGTAFGPDELKYSTRALHSYLIQDGDEILVVPKTK, encoded by the exons ATGGGAGCTTCTGAGACAGAAGGGCGCACTTTTATGCAGGCGATCAGTGAGAAGTACAGCCCGGAAAACTTCCCTTGCCGTCGGGGTCCAGGCATGGGTGTCGTGGTTGTGCCGTCTGGACATCAGGGATCACCTATGAAAG ACCGTCTGAACCTGCCCAGTGTTCTGGTTTTGAATGGCTGTGGAATCAGTCATGCAGGAGAAGAGGGAGAAATCGTCGCTGCCTTCTGTGCTCATGTAGTTGAACTTGATCTGTCCCATAACAAGCTCCATGACTGGCATGAG ATCAGCAAGATTGTCTCTAACATCCCAAACCTGGAGTTCCTGAACCTCAGCTCTAATCAGCTGAGTGATGCAGTCCTGGAGCCGGACTGCGCAAAGGCCTTTTCTAGCATCCACCGCCTCGTTCTTAACAATACCCAGGTGTCCTGGGACACAgtgcacacattcacacaagaGATGCCTGA ACTAGAGGAGCTGTTCCTGTGCCTTAATGAGTACACCACTGTGACACCGGCAGCCATGCCCTGCCCCACACTGCGTCTGCTTCACATCACAGATAACAGCCTCCAAGAGTGGAGTGAAGTACGGAAATTCGGCTCCATGTTCCCTGCACTGGACACTCTGGTCATGGCCAACAACAACCTGAGCGCCATTCAAGACTCGGGAGAAATCCTTCAGCGGCTCTTCCCTAACCTTCGAAGCATCAATCTGCACAACTCAG GACTTAATCGATGGGAGGACATTGAGAAGCTAAACTTTCTGCCCAAACTGGAAGAAGTGAGGTTGCAAGGCATTCCTCTACTGCAGGCTTACACGAGCGCGGAGCGTCGCAGTCTAATGATAGCCCA ACTGCCATCAGTGAACTCCCTGAATGGGAGTGTCGTGACAGATGGCGAGAGAGAAGACGCTGAGAGATTCTTCATCCGTTATCACTTGGATCATTCAGAGGAAGAGCTGCCCCACAG TATTTGCATTTCGCTTTGGAGATATCACTGCTTGGTGACCAAATATGGGAAACTGGCTCCTCTGGCTGAGATCGACCTGAGACCACGTTGCCACGCCAAAGTGGAGGTGCGCTATGAAGACAAAGTGGAGCAGGTGAGCATCCGCTTGGACCAGACGGTCGCAGAGCTGAAGAAGCAGCTGAGGACTGTTTTGCAGCTCCCCACCAGCAACATGCGCCTTTACTACATCGACAAGGGTACTGCCTTTGGCCCCGATGAGTTGAAGTACAGCACACGGGCGTTGCACTCTTACCTCATTCAAGATGGGGATGAGATCCTGGTTGTTCCCAAAACAAAATAA